One region of Oryza glaberrima chromosome 7, OglaRS2, whole genome shotgun sequence genomic DNA includes:
- the LOC127779692 gene encoding uncharacterized protein LOC127779692 isoform X1: MAVAAARDLPPTFHPNPSPLPSSMEPRLRQLRRVPLLDFVARIADLHADQASPVRKLVAEMIGEVGSKHMAYLPNVMPCLLHLLNDDTPAVARQAIKTGTTLFAKVLRQLVIQGLFSSGGIDDSLKLSWEALLKLKSAVSHMAFQPMSNEGARLLAIKFVEKTVLLYTPDPDTPPDPPNEVTEDMGFNVAWLRGGHPLLNVGDLAMEASQNLGLLLEQLKPPKVKSLSTSMIIVFVTSLSAIAQRRPSFYGRILPVLLSLDPASSIIKVQVPGAFHALKSAFAACLKCTHSSAEPWRARLLEAQNIINQADSIEHSSNRVESLPLETTSTDNSNKRNLIDDIDNVPEDGDRSNKRIRQSHHDQERTENVKNNVELTSADTPSSPSNSASTGNSEAVYQLVSMFAALAAQGDRAAGSLQILSSSIAADLLAEVVMVNMQHLPVSHPEVDQQQSPSAGQPSGAPSSSLLSACFPLLESLLKRINQNDREVDEAPQTIDSAVVPSAAGETAAIPAIPGPTSRNLPMEENSNSSSIPSDMETIEAKEPTADAARLSIEIQESSEASHASTELQGTQEHGGSFISSLPADNSSAGLSLAQSSETRSPSSSMVEASQTQFSYSSTLTSQHVLPKLVVTNIDLSDEAKDLLQKEAFLRILDCDKQDASGGSIARLPLLAHLGVEFPLELDPWELLQKHVLSDYVNNEGHELTLCILNRLYREAEQDHDFLSSRTATSVYESFLLTVAENLRDMFPASDKSLGKLLCEIPYLPEGVLKLLEGLCSPGSNEKQDKDLQSGDRVTQGLSAVWNLIMLRPSNRDRCLEIALQSSIHHLDEVRMKAIRLVANKLFPMASISKRIEDFANEKLNSVLEVVPADESAASEMSTPEAPKDGGSENLSSSVADSQTLMSLYFALCTKKHSLLRHVFAIYGSLPQAAKQAVHRQVPILIRTIGSSPSLLGIISDPPADSRDLLMQVLQTLTDGAMPSQDLISSVKNLYSKTKDIEVLFAVLAHLPKDEVLPVFPSIVNLPLDKFQVALSRILQGSPQNGPSLDPSEILIAIHVIDPEKEGIPLKKVIDACAACFEQRTIFTQQVLAKALNQLVEQIPLPLLFMRTVMQAIGAFPALVDFVMDIMSRLVSKQIWKYPKLWVGFLKCAILTKPQSYGVLLQLPAPQLENALNKNPVLKAPLVEHANQPNVRSTLPRSTLVVLGLAEDQQQPAPQAQSSQNQAAETSSSAADTTTEVTQESSAVS; the protein is encoded by the exons ATGGCTGTGGCCGCTGCCCGAGACCTCCCGCCGACCTTCCATCCCAACCCCTCGCCTTTGCCTTCCTCCATGGAGCCGCGCCTCCGCCAGCTCCGCAGGGTTCCGCTCCTCGACTTCGTCGCCCGCATCGCCGACCTCCATGCCGATCAGGCCAGCCCCGTCCGCAAGCTCGTCGCCGA GATGATTGGTGAGGTTGGGTCAAAACACATGGCATACCTTCCCAATGTCATGCCTTGTCTGCTTCATCTTCTCAACGATGACACACCTGCGGTCGCAAGGCAAGCTATTAAAACAGGAACAACCTTGTTTGCCAAAGTACTACGACAGCTAGTTATTCAG GGCTTGTTCTCAAGTGGTGGCATTGATGATTCATTAAAATTATCCTGGGAGGCACTGCTCAAGCTTAAATCTGCTGTGTCACACATGGCCTTTCAG CCGATGAGCAATGAAGGAGCCAGGTTACTGGCTATTAAATTTGTTGAAAAAACAGTTCTATTGTACACCCCTGATCCTGATACCCCACCGGATCCACCAAATGAAGTTACAGAAG ATATGGGATTCAATGTAGCATGGCTGAGAGGAGGTCACCCTTTGCTTAATGTTGGAGATCTGGCAATGGAAGCCAGCCAGAACCTTGGATTGCTGCTAGAACAGCTTAAGCCTCCTAAAGTAAAATCACTCAGTACTTCCATGATCATTGTCTTTGTTACTAG CCTCTCAGCTATCGCGCAAAGAAGACCTTCATTTTACGGACGCATACTTCCAGTTTTACTTTCTTTGGATCCAGCAAGTTCCATTATTAAAGTGCAAGTCCCAGGTGCTTTCCATGCTTTGAAGAGTGCCTTTGCTGCATGCCTGAAATGTACACATTCAAGTGCAGAGCCG TGGCGAGCTCGCCTATTGGAAGCTCAAAATATTATCAACCAGGCTGATTCGATAGAACATTCTTCAAACAGGGTAGAATCATTGCCTCTG GAGACAACAAGCACAGATAACAGTAACAAGCGTAATCTGATCGATGACATCGATAATGTGCCAGAAGATGGTGATCGTTCCAACAAAAGAATTAGGCAATCACATCATGATCAAGAACGTACTGAAAATGTAAAGAATAATGTGGAGCTAACCTCTGCTGATACCCCATCTAGCCCGTCCAACTCTGCAAGTACTGGAAATTCTGAAGCTGTATATCAATTAGTTAGTATGTTTGCTGCATTAGCCGCTCAAGGTGACAGAGCGGCTGGATCACTGCAAATCCTGTCATCCAGTATTGCTGCTGACTTATTAGCAGAGGTGGTAATGGTTAACATGCAACACCTGCCAGTTTCTCATCCTGAAGTAGACCAACAACAATCTCCTTCAGCTGGCCAGCCATCTGGTGCTCCGAGTTCAAGTCTTCTTTCAGCATGCTTTCCTCTGTTAGAATCTTTATTGAAG AGAATAAATCAAAATGATCGAGAGGTCGATGAAGCACCTCAAACTATAGATTCTGCTGTTGTGCCATCTGCTGCTGGTGAAACTGCAGCAATTCCTGCCATTCCTGGACCTACCTCAAGAAATCTACCTATGGAGGAGAATAGTAATAGTTCATCAATTCCATCTGATATGGAAACTATAGAGGCTAAAGAACCCACTGCAGATGCCGCTAGGTTATCAATTGAGATTCAAGAATCATCAGAAGCTTCCCATGCTTCAACAGAACTTCAAGGAACCCAAGAGCATGGTGGCAGTTTTATTAGTTCATTGCCTGCTGATAATTCCTCAGCTGGTCTTAGTTTGGCTCAATCTTCAGAAACTCGTAGTCCAAGCTCTTCTATGGTGGAAGCAAGTCAGACTCAGTTCTCATATTCAAGCACACTTACTTCACAGCATGTGCTTCCAAAGTTGGTTGTGACTAATATTGATCTCAGCGATGAGGCTAAAGATCTACTTCAAAAAGAAGCATTTTTGCGGATTCTTGATTGTGATAAACAAGATGCATCTGGTGGTTCAATAGCTCGTCTTCCCTTGCTTGCTCACTTGGGTGTTGAG TTCCCTTTGGAGTTGGACCCTTGGGAGCTTCTCCAGAAGCATGTACTGTCTGATTATGTAAATAATGAG GGACACGAGCTGACACTGTGCATTCTGAACAGGTTGTATCGTGAAGCAGAACAGGATCATGACTTCCTTTCATCGAGAACTGCAACATCAGTTTATGAATCGTTTCTTCTGACTGTT GCTGAAAATCTTCGCGATATGTTTCCGGCTTCAGATAAATCACTTGGAAAATTACTTTGTGAGATACCATACTTACCAGAGGGTGTATTGAAGTTGCTAGAGGGCTTATGTTCTCCTGGAAGCAATGAGAAGCAGGACAAGGATCTGCAGAGTGGTGATAGGGTAACTCAAGGACTTAGTGCTGTCTGGAACCTTATCATGTTAAGACCTTCAAATCGAGACAGATGTCTGGAGATCGCTTTGCAG AGTTCAATCCATCATCTAGATGAGGTCCGCATGAAGGCAATACGCTTG GTAGCAAATAAGCTATTTCCTATGGCAAGCATTTCAAAAAGGATTGAAgattttgcaaatgaaaaactTAATTCAGTTCTGGAAGTAGTTCCAGCTGATGAATCAGCAGCTTCTGAAATGTCTACTCCAGAAGCACCCAAG GATGGTGGTTCAGAAAATTTATCGTCTTCAGTAGCAGATTCTCAAACTTTGATGTCACTCTATTTTGCTTTGTGCACCAAG AAGCATTCCCTTCTTCGGCATGTATTTGCAATATATGGAAGTCTACCACAAGCTGCCAAGCAG GCAGTTCATCGACAAGTACCCATTCTGATCCGCACAATAGGCTCATCTCCCAGTCTTCTTGGGATCATCTCAGACCCACCAGCTGATAGTCGGGACCTACTGATGCAG GTTTTACAGACACTCACCGATGGAGCAATGCCATCTCAAGATCTGATTTCCTCTGTAAAGAACTTATATTCTAAAACAAAG GATATCGAGGTCCTTTTTGCAGTCTTGGCTCATCTGCCAAAAGATGAG GTCCTCCCTGTTTTTCCCAGTATTGTTAATCTTCCCTTGGATAAGTTTCAAGTTGCACTTTCTCGAATCCTGCAG GGATCACCGCAGAATGGGCCTTCTCTTGATCCATCAGAAATTTTGATTGCGATTCATGTAATAGATCCTGAGAAAGAAGGAATACCACTCAAAAAG GTTATTGATGCCTGTGCTGCTTGTTTTGAGCAAAGGACAATATTCACTCAACAAGTTTTGGCGAAAGCACTGAACCAACTG GTTGAACAAATTCCACTTCCGTTGCTGTTTATGCGAACTGTTATGCAAGCAATCGGTGCATTTCCTGCATTG GTGGACTTTGTGATGGATATCATGTCACGTCTTGTTAGCAAGcag ATATGGAAGTATCCCAAGTTATGGGTAGGATTCCTGAAGTGTGCTATCTTGACGAAACCTCAGTCATATGGTGTGCTGCTGCAG TTACCAGCTCCTCAACTTGAAAATGCCTTGAATAAGAATCCTGTACTGAAGGCACCTTTGGTTGAGCACGCGAACCAACCTAACGTACGATCAACTCTTCCAAG GTCTACCTTGGTAGTTTTGGGTCTTGCTGAAGATCAACAGCAACCTGCACCTCAAGCACAAAGTAGCCAAAATCAGGCTGCAGAAACCAGCAGTTCAGCTGCAGATACTACGACAGAAGTGACCCAGGAATCTTCCGCTGTTAGCTAA
- the LOC127779692 gene encoding uncharacterized protein LOC127779692 isoform X2 produces MAVAAARDLPPTFHPNPSPLPSSMEPRLRQLRRVPLLDFVARIADLHADQASPVRKLVAEMIGEVGSKHMAYLPNVMPCLLHLLNDDTPAVARQAIKTGTTLFAKVLRQLVIQGLFSSGGIDDSLKLSWEALLKLKSAVSHMAFQPMSNEGARLLAIKFVEKTVLLYTPDPDTPPDPPNEVTEDMGFNVAWLRGGHPLLNVGDLAMEASQNLGLLLEQLKPPKVKSLSTSMIIVFVTSLSAIAQRRPSFYGRILPVLLSLDPASSIIKVQVPGAFHALKSAFAACLKCTHSSAEPWRARLLEAQNIINQADSIEHSSNRVESLPLETTSTDNSNKRNLIDDIDNVPEDGDRSNKRIRQSHHDQERTENVKNNVELTSADTPSSPSNSASTGNSEAVYQLVSMFAALAAQGDRAAGSLQILSSSIAADLLAEVVMVNMQHLPVSHPEVDQQQSPSAGQPSGAPSSSLLSACFPLLESLLKRINQNDREVDEAPQTIDSAVVPSAAGETAAIPAIPGPTSRNLPMEENSNSSSIPSDMETIEAKEPTADAARLSIEIQESSEASHASTELQGTQEHGGSFISSLPADNSSAGLSLAQSSETRSPSSSMVEASQTQFSYSSTLTSQHVLPKLVVTNIDLSDEAKDLLQKEAFLRILDCDKQDASGGSIARLPLLAHLGVEFPLELDPWELLQKHVLSDYVNNEGHELTLCILNRLYREAEQDHDFLSSRTATSVYESFLLTVAENLRDMFPASDKSLGKLLCEIPYLPEGVLKLLEGLCSPGSNEKQDKDLQSGDRVTQGLSAVWNLIMLRPSNRDRCLEIALQSSIHHLDEVRMKAIRLVANKLFPMASISKRIEDFANEKLNSVLEVVPADESAASEMSTPEAPKDGGSENLSSSVADSQTLMSLYFALCTKKHSLLRHVFAIYGSLPQAAKQAVHRQVPILIRTIGSSPSLLGIISDPPADSRDLLMQVLQTLTDGAMPSQDLISSVKNLYSKTKDIEVLFAVLAHLPKDEVLPVFPSIVNLPLDKFQVALSRILQGSPQNGPSLDPSEILIAIHVIDPEKEGIPLKKVIDACAACFEQRTIFTQQVLAKALNQLVEQIPLPLLFMRTVMQAIGAFPALVMEDWDHQTIKDIHVELPLLHSVGMITY; encoded by the exons ATGGCTGTGGCCGCTGCCCGAGACCTCCCGCCGACCTTCCATCCCAACCCCTCGCCTTTGCCTTCCTCCATGGAGCCGCGCCTCCGCCAGCTCCGCAGGGTTCCGCTCCTCGACTTCGTCGCCCGCATCGCCGACCTCCATGCCGATCAGGCCAGCCCCGTCCGCAAGCTCGTCGCCGA GATGATTGGTGAGGTTGGGTCAAAACACATGGCATACCTTCCCAATGTCATGCCTTGTCTGCTTCATCTTCTCAACGATGACACACCTGCGGTCGCAAGGCAAGCTATTAAAACAGGAACAACCTTGTTTGCCAAAGTACTACGACAGCTAGTTATTCAG GGCTTGTTCTCAAGTGGTGGCATTGATGATTCATTAAAATTATCCTGGGAGGCACTGCTCAAGCTTAAATCTGCTGTGTCACACATGGCCTTTCAG CCGATGAGCAATGAAGGAGCCAGGTTACTGGCTATTAAATTTGTTGAAAAAACAGTTCTATTGTACACCCCTGATCCTGATACCCCACCGGATCCACCAAATGAAGTTACAGAAG ATATGGGATTCAATGTAGCATGGCTGAGAGGAGGTCACCCTTTGCTTAATGTTGGAGATCTGGCAATGGAAGCCAGCCAGAACCTTGGATTGCTGCTAGAACAGCTTAAGCCTCCTAAAGTAAAATCACTCAGTACTTCCATGATCATTGTCTTTGTTACTAG CCTCTCAGCTATCGCGCAAAGAAGACCTTCATTTTACGGACGCATACTTCCAGTTTTACTTTCTTTGGATCCAGCAAGTTCCATTATTAAAGTGCAAGTCCCAGGTGCTTTCCATGCTTTGAAGAGTGCCTTTGCTGCATGCCTGAAATGTACACATTCAAGTGCAGAGCCG TGGCGAGCTCGCCTATTGGAAGCTCAAAATATTATCAACCAGGCTGATTCGATAGAACATTCTTCAAACAGGGTAGAATCATTGCCTCTG GAGACAACAAGCACAGATAACAGTAACAAGCGTAATCTGATCGATGACATCGATAATGTGCCAGAAGATGGTGATCGTTCCAACAAAAGAATTAGGCAATCACATCATGATCAAGAACGTACTGAAAATGTAAAGAATAATGTGGAGCTAACCTCTGCTGATACCCCATCTAGCCCGTCCAACTCTGCAAGTACTGGAAATTCTGAAGCTGTATATCAATTAGTTAGTATGTTTGCTGCATTAGCCGCTCAAGGTGACAGAGCGGCTGGATCACTGCAAATCCTGTCATCCAGTATTGCTGCTGACTTATTAGCAGAGGTGGTAATGGTTAACATGCAACACCTGCCAGTTTCTCATCCTGAAGTAGACCAACAACAATCTCCTTCAGCTGGCCAGCCATCTGGTGCTCCGAGTTCAAGTCTTCTTTCAGCATGCTTTCCTCTGTTAGAATCTTTATTGAAG AGAATAAATCAAAATGATCGAGAGGTCGATGAAGCACCTCAAACTATAGATTCTGCTGTTGTGCCATCTGCTGCTGGTGAAACTGCAGCAATTCCTGCCATTCCTGGACCTACCTCAAGAAATCTACCTATGGAGGAGAATAGTAATAGTTCATCAATTCCATCTGATATGGAAACTATAGAGGCTAAAGAACCCACTGCAGATGCCGCTAGGTTATCAATTGAGATTCAAGAATCATCAGAAGCTTCCCATGCTTCAACAGAACTTCAAGGAACCCAAGAGCATGGTGGCAGTTTTATTAGTTCATTGCCTGCTGATAATTCCTCAGCTGGTCTTAGTTTGGCTCAATCTTCAGAAACTCGTAGTCCAAGCTCTTCTATGGTGGAAGCAAGTCAGACTCAGTTCTCATATTCAAGCACACTTACTTCACAGCATGTGCTTCCAAAGTTGGTTGTGACTAATATTGATCTCAGCGATGAGGCTAAAGATCTACTTCAAAAAGAAGCATTTTTGCGGATTCTTGATTGTGATAAACAAGATGCATCTGGTGGTTCAATAGCTCGTCTTCCCTTGCTTGCTCACTTGGGTGTTGAG TTCCCTTTGGAGTTGGACCCTTGGGAGCTTCTCCAGAAGCATGTACTGTCTGATTATGTAAATAATGAG GGACACGAGCTGACACTGTGCATTCTGAACAGGTTGTATCGTGAAGCAGAACAGGATCATGACTTCCTTTCATCGAGAACTGCAACATCAGTTTATGAATCGTTTCTTCTGACTGTT GCTGAAAATCTTCGCGATATGTTTCCGGCTTCAGATAAATCACTTGGAAAATTACTTTGTGAGATACCATACTTACCAGAGGGTGTATTGAAGTTGCTAGAGGGCTTATGTTCTCCTGGAAGCAATGAGAAGCAGGACAAGGATCTGCAGAGTGGTGATAGGGTAACTCAAGGACTTAGTGCTGTCTGGAACCTTATCATGTTAAGACCTTCAAATCGAGACAGATGTCTGGAGATCGCTTTGCAG AGTTCAATCCATCATCTAGATGAGGTCCGCATGAAGGCAATACGCTTG GTAGCAAATAAGCTATTTCCTATGGCAAGCATTTCAAAAAGGATTGAAgattttgcaaatgaaaaactTAATTCAGTTCTGGAAGTAGTTCCAGCTGATGAATCAGCAGCTTCTGAAATGTCTACTCCAGAAGCACCCAAG GATGGTGGTTCAGAAAATTTATCGTCTTCAGTAGCAGATTCTCAAACTTTGATGTCACTCTATTTTGCTTTGTGCACCAAG AAGCATTCCCTTCTTCGGCATGTATTTGCAATATATGGAAGTCTACCACAAGCTGCCAAGCAG GCAGTTCATCGACAAGTACCCATTCTGATCCGCACAATAGGCTCATCTCCCAGTCTTCTTGGGATCATCTCAGACCCACCAGCTGATAGTCGGGACCTACTGATGCAG GTTTTACAGACACTCACCGATGGAGCAATGCCATCTCAAGATCTGATTTCCTCTGTAAAGAACTTATATTCTAAAACAAAG GATATCGAGGTCCTTTTTGCAGTCTTGGCTCATCTGCCAAAAGATGAG GTCCTCCCTGTTTTTCCCAGTATTGTTAATCTTCCCTTGGATAAGTTTCAAGTTGCACTTTCTCGAATCCTGCAG GGATCACCGCAGAATGGGCCTTCTCTTGATCCATCAGAAATTTTGATTGCGATTCATGTAATAGATCCTGAGAAAGAAGGAATACCACTCAAAAAG GTTATTGATGCCTGTGCTGCTTGTTTTGAGCAAAGGACAATATTCACTCAACAAGTTTTGGCGAAAGCACTGAACCAACTG GTTGAACAAATTCCACTTCCGTTGCTGTTTATGCGAACTGTTATGCAAGCAATCGGTGCATTTCCTGCATTG GTGATGGAGGATTGGGACCATCAAACTATCAAAGATATTCATGTGGAACTTCCTTTATTACACAGTGTTGGCATGATAACATATTGA